One window of Caldalkalibacillus uzonensis genomic DNA carries:
- a CDS encoding TRAP transporter permease → MAQRNNKGLAKDTAKKIDLSMEKESLTTNIDKAIYNPDQVSVLTRVARLATALLAICLAIYIIYSAAFGGLPSWQHRAVFTSVLLILCFSYVPYKKGNKQWHWLFDGLPLVLSIFILLFVYFSYPEVSLRQGNPSLLDKLVATTMVALVIEGVRRTVGLAMAVLVLFFWLYIFIGPWFPGLLGHQGFSYRRMTDTMFITTNGIFSDPIYVASTILILFLLFAALLLRTGAGQFFIELAFALTGRFRGGPALASVLSSGMMATITGNGAANATMTGSFTIPLMKKVGYSCNFSGAVEAVASQGGQIMPPIMGASAFIMAEYTGIPYIQIAGYALAPAVLYFLVAGIVIYLQARKQGLEGIPREQLPNLWTVLYSRGYLILPLFIIIFMMVKGYSPMMAGLWAIISVFVLSLLRKETRLSMIELLAALEAGIRNSISTVMACAGAGIIAGSIIMTGLGTRFSRFAIELSGGELLPMLLMIMLASIILGMGMPTISAYVILATVAVGGLVQIGVPVISAHFFVFYFGIMSGITPPVAITSYITAGIAGGDPLKTAFQSLRIGMAGFIIPYMLVYKPALILEGSTADIIIGLVTAALGLVSFASCIQGYLVTGTSLWQRVLLLVSSLFLVTTSIVASIIGVILLFGVCVAQWSARIKQTKSQHDIKSL, encoded by the coding sequence ATGGCGCAAAGAAACAACAAGGGCCTGGCCAAGGATACAGCAAAAAAAATTGATTTATCCATGGAAAAAGAATCCCTGACAACCAACATAGATAAGGCCATTTATAACCCTGATCAAGTTTCTGTTTTGACAAGGGTGGCTCGGTTGGCGACCGCTCTGTTGGCTATTTGTTTGGCCATTTACATTATTTATTCTGCTGCTTTTGGCGGTCTGCCGTCCTGGCAGCACCGGGCGGTATTTACCTCAGTATTGCTCATTTTGTGTTTCAGTTATGTCCCGTATAAAAAAGGGAATAAACAGTGGCACTGGCTGTTCGATGGATTACCCCTTGTTCTTTCCATTTTCATCTTGCTTTTTGTCTATTTCTCTTATCCAGAGGTGTCCCTCCGGCAAGGAAATCCATCTCTCCTCGATAAACTTGTCGCCACGACCATGGTGGCACTGGTGATCGAGGGTGTACGCCGGACGGTTGGCCTTGCTATGGCTGTGTTGGTGTTGTTCTTCTGGTTGTATATCTTTATTGGGCCTTGGTTTCCGGGACTTTTGGGCCATCAAGGATTTAGTTACCGAAGAATGACGGACACGATGTTTATTACGACAAATGGCATTTTCTCCGATCCGATCTATGTGGCATCTACTATATTGATTCTCTTTTTGCTCTTTGCTGCCTTGTTGTTGCGTACAGGGGCTGGACAATTTTTCATCGAATTGGCGTTTGCCTTGACCGGTCGTTTTCGGGGTGGGCCCGCCTTAGCCTCCGTTTTGTCCAGTGGCATGATGGCGACCATTACGGGAAACGGTGCCGCCAATGCTACCATGACCGGCTCTTTTACGATTCCGCTGATGAAGAAGGTGGGCTACAGTTGTAATTTTTCCGGGGCTGTAGAGGCAGTTGCTTCCCAGGGCGGGCAAATCATGCCTCCTATCATGGGGGCTTCGGCCTTTATTATGGCCGAATATACAGGCATTCCATATATACAGATCGCAGGCTATGCCCTTGCACCTGCCGTTCTCTACTTTCTAGTGGCAGGGATCGTTATTTACTTGCAGGCAAGGAAACAAGGATTGGAAGGCATTCCTAGGGAGCAGCTACCCAATCTATGGACTGTTCTTTATTCCAGAGGTTATTTAATCCTGCCTCTGTTTATCATCATCTTCATGATGGTTAAGGGCTACAGTCCGATGATGGCTGGATTGTGGGCTATTATTTCAGTCTTTGTTTTAAGTCTTTTAAGAAAAGAAACAAGGTTAAGTATGATTGAACTGTTAGCCGCCTTAGAGGCTGGTATTCGTAACTCCATCTCTACTGTCATGGCATGTGCAGGGGCCGGCATTATCGCTGGATCGATAATTATGACCGGTTTGGGCACGCGTTTTTCCCGCTTTGCCATCGAATTGTCAGGCGGTGAATTACTGCCTATGTTACTGATGATCATGTTGGCTTCTATTATTTTAGGCATGGGCATGCCCACCATTTCGGCATATGTGATTTTAGCCACTGTAGCCGTGGGAGGATTGGTCCAAATCGGTGTGCCAGTTATTTCAGCCCATTTCTTTGTCTTTTATTTCGGAATTATGTCAGGGATTACACCGCCAGTGGCCATTACATCTTACATCACGGCCGGAATAGCGGGCGGCGATCCGTTAAAAACTGCTTTTCAGTCACTGCGTATCGGGATGGCTGGATTTATCATTCCTTACATGTTGGTGTATAAGCCGGCTCTGATTTTAGAAGGAAGCACAGCTGATATCATCATTGGATTAGTGACGGCTGCTTTAGGGTTGGTTTCTTTTGCCTCTTGTATTCAAGGTTATTTAGTAACAGGAACATCCCTGTGGCAAAGAGTACTTTTACTGGTTTCATCCTTGTTCTTGGTCACAACCAGCATCGTTGCCAGTATTATTGGTGTCATTTTGTTATTTGGTGTTTGTGTGGCCCAATGGTCGGCCCGTATCAAACAAACCAAGTCACAGCATGATATAAAGTCGTTATAA
- a CDS encoding 3-hydroxyacyl-CoA dehydrogenase — protein MRNLAVVGAGVMGRGIAYVGALAGFNVYLQDINEAALDKAKNDIEQEMSKSVQRGYLQQQQVEEALPRIFYTTNLEKASREADLVIEAVLEVMDIKIDVFKKLDQICPPHTVLATNTSTMSPTEIAAQTSRPDKCVAMHFFNPVHKMKLIEIIRGLDTSDETVELAKQVGSRMGKETVEVNEFPGFVTSRMNCLIGNEAMNMLMEGVASAEDIDKAMKLGLNHPMGPLELADLVGLDTRLRNMEYLYQTLGEKYRPCPLLVKYVKAGRLGRKSGRGFYNYENRQDQ, from the coding sequence ATGAGAAACCTGGCTGTTGTTGGCGCAGGTGTCATGGGCAGGGGCATCGCTTACGTTGGCGCCCTGGCCGGCTTTAATGTCTATTTGCAAGATATTAATGAAGCAGCTCTAGACAAAGCTAAAAATGATATTGAGCAGGAAATGAGCAAAAGTGTGCAGCGGGGATATCTACAGCAGCAACAAGTGGAGGAGGCCTTGCCGCGTATCTTTTACACAACGAATCTTGAGAAAGCTTCCAGGGAGGCTGATCTGGTCATTGAAGCTGTCCTGGAAGTCATGGATATCAAAATTGATGTCTTTAAAAAATTAGATCAGATCTGCCCGCCGCATACGGTATTGGCCACCAATACATCAACAATGAGTCCGACAGAGATTGCAGCCCAGACTTCACGTCCCGATAAATGTGTGGCCATGCACTTCTTTAACCCGGTCCACAAAATGAAACTGATTGAAATTATCCGGGGACTGGATACTTCAGATGAGACAGTAGAACTGGCTAAACAGGTGGGCAGCCGCATGGGTAAAGAAACGGTGGAAGTGAATGAATTTCCCGGGTTCGTCACCAGCCGCATGAACTGTTTAATCGGCAATGAAGCGATGAACATGCTGATGGAAGGCGTGGCTTCGGCAGAGGATATTGACAAGGCGATGAAACTGGGATTGAACCATCCCATGGGGCCATTGGAACTAGCTGATTTGGTAGGACTGGACACCCGCCTGCGCAACATGGAATATTTGTATCAGACCTTAGGGGAAAAGTACCGTCCGTGTCCGTTGTTAGTTAAATACGTAAAAGCCGGTCGGTTAGGACGCAAATCAGGGAGAGGATTTTACAATTACGAGAATAGACAAGATCAATAG
- a CDS encoding TAXI family TRAP transporter solute-binding subunit: MRKKRMTKLLSVASVIGMMIVLAGCGGSEGTGGQGPINHAHISGPTGSGWYPMSVLFADIWMDEMENFNVTVVEGGAIGNIREVNRGEDAQSGFAFASDFADAVQGTGVFEGEVQENVQAIGALYPAWWNFVVMDDSPIQSLEDFIQQGGHTIPGNPGDASELTTRRVFEAMGYTYEDLEKLGVRISYGSYSDAATQLRDGIIDMVVQGGAPEVVGLSEIDASRPVRPLPIPDDVLQALDEAGYGYTVDMVIPAGTYRNQTEDIPTVVTMSILIVHKDMDEEIVYQMTKALWENLERIRDEQPGRGQWMDAERGYTEIVNPEENIHPGALRYYKEIGVAE; this comes from the coding sequence GTGAGAAAAAAACGCATGACAAAGTTGTTATCTGTTGCTTCGGTTATAGGAATGATGATTGTTCTGGCTGGGTGCGGCGGTAGTGAAGGGACCGGGGGACAAGGACCGATTAATCACGCTCACATCAGCGGCCCAACAGGTTCAGGCTGGTATCCTATGTCCGTACTCTTTGCTGACATTTGGATGGATGAAATGGAAAACTTTAATGTAACTGTCGTGGAGGGAGGGGCTATAGGCAATATCCGTGAGGTTAATCGGGGAGAGGATGCCCAGTCAGGATTTGCCTTTGCTTCCGACTTTGCCGATGCTGTTCAGGGAACCGGTGTCTTTGAAGGGGAGGTACAAGAGAATGTCCAGGCTATTGGGGCCCTGTATCCGGCTTGGTGGAATTTTGTTGTCATGGATGATAGTCCAATCCAAAGCTTAGAAGATTTTATTCAGCAAGGGGGACACACGATCCCTGGCAATCCAGGTGATGCCAGCGAATTGACGACCCGCAGAGTTTTTGAAGCGATGGGCTATACTTATGAGGACCTGGAGAAGCTTGGTGTGCGCATTTCATATGGCAGTTATTCAGATGCGGCCACACAACTAAGGGACGGTATCATTGATATGGTCGTCCAGGGAGGAGCCCCCGAAGTTGTTGGTCTGAGTGAAATTGATGCCAGCCGTCCGGTACGCCCGCTGCCTATACCGGATGATGTCTTGCAAGCCCTTGATGAAGCGGGTTATGGCTATACCGTAGATATGGTGATTCCTGCCGGCACTTATCGCAACCAAACAGAAGATATACCGACGGTGGTAACCATGTCCATCCTCATCGTGCATAAGGATATGGACGAGGAGATTGTGTACCAAATGACCAAGGCACTGTGGGAAAACCTTGAACGTATCCGGGATGAACAACCGGGTAGGGGCCAATGGATGGATGCAGAGCGTGGCTATACCGAAATCGTCAATCCAGAGGAGAATATCCACCCAGGAGCTTTACGCTATTACAAGGAAATTGGTGTAGCTGAGTAA
- a CDS encoding acyl-CoA dehydrogenase family protein, whose protein sequence is MDFNFSEEILAIKKNVQDFITNVVDPEAQTIEEENELPEHILEMSKEMGLFGISIPEEYGGLGLSMLDKCLIYEELGKTHNGYTTVIGAHTGIGTVGIVEMGTEEQKKKYLPDMASGARLGAFALTEPSAGSHAYNLKTRAVRKGDKYILNGSKIFITNAPIADIFTVMAVTDPDKGPKGITSFIVEKDFPGFKLGKIEQKMGLRGSKVAELIFEDLEVPVENVLGGEGQGYVNALKILANGRAGLAARNLGSAQKLLDLCMAYAQERVQFGKPLIEIQAIQHMLAEMAVDIETLRWFTYRVAWRVDQKQNVIKDAAMVKLYGSEVYNRVADKAVQIHGGMGYIREFEVERYYRDARITKIYEGTSEIQKNIIAAQLKKEYA, encoded by the coding sequence GTGGATTTTAATTTTTCAGAAGAAATTTTAGCGATCAAAAAGAATGTGCAAGATTTTATCACCAATGTGGTTGATCCCGAAGCCCAGACCATTGAAGAGGAAAATGAACTACCGGAGCATATTCTGGAAATGTCCAAAGAAATGGGGCTGTTTGGCATCAGTATCCCCGAGGAATACGGTGGACTGGGTCTCAGCATGCTGGATAAATGCCTCATTTATGAGGAGCTGGGCAAGACCCATAACGGTTACACCACAGTGATTGGGGCCCATACCGGCATTGGCACGGTAGGGATTGTGGAAATGGGCACGGAGGAACAAAAGAAAAAGTATTTGCCTGATATGGCCAGTGGAGCGCGGTTGGGGGCTTTTGCCCTGACTGAACCAAGCGCCGGCTCCCATGCTTATAACCTGAAAACAAGGGCCGTACGCAAAGGGGATAAATATATTTTGAATGGGTCCAAAATTTTCATTACCAATGCCCCTATTGCCGATATTTTTACAGTAATGGCTGTCACTGATCCGGATAAAGGGCCAAAGGGGATTACCTCCTTTATAGTGGAAAAAGACTTCCCGGGTTTTAAACTTGGCAAAATTGAGCAAAAGATGGGTCTCCGCGGCTCCAAGGTGGCCGAATTGATTTTTGAAGATCTGGAAGTACCGGTTGAAAACGTCTTGGGAGGAGAGGGGCAAGGCTATGTCAATGCTCTGAAAATTTTAGCCAATGGCCGTGCTGGCTTGGCAGCCAGAAACTTGGGGTCTGCCCAAAAGCTGCTGGACTTATGCATGGCCTATGCCCAGGAAAGGGTGCAGTTCGGCAAACCCTTAATTGAGATTCAAGCCATCCAGCATATGCTGGCCGAGATGGCCGTTGACATTGAAACCTTGCGTTGGTTTACCTACCGGGTGGCCTGGAGAGTGGACCAGAAACAAAACGTGATCAAAGATGCTGCCATGGTTAAATTGTACGGATCAGAAGTGTATAACCGTGTCGCTGACAAAGCGGTGCAGATTCACGGTGGGATGGGTTATATTCGCGAGTTTGAAGTGGAGCGGTATTACCGTGATGCCCGCATCACCAAAATCTATGAAGGCACTTCCGAAATTCAAAAAAATATTATCGCGGCTCAGTTAAAAAAGGAGTATGCCTAA